In Streptomyces sp. SN-593, a single genomic region encodes these proteins:
- a CDS encoding GntR family transcriptional regulator: MTSEAGEDRSESGRLLRARRELALAIRRGEYQPNQRLLETELTATLGISRPTLRSVFVALEQENYISLERNRGARVRQFSPEEAIEILHTREILESAAAGLAATRITPEERERLEAIMERMTPAALEHDAAAYSSANREFHGLVINASRQPTLIRFIRSTPYPLVMSQYRDPKTPHPRVEALREHRAVLAALWTGDAAATEAAMRFHLAATRRALMLGSAAAGSGDTA; the protein is encoded by the coding sequence TTGACCTCGGAAGCCGGAGAGGACCGCTCGGAGTCCGGGAGGCTGCTGCGCGCCCGCCGGGAACTCGCCCTGGCGATCCGCCGGGGCGAGTACCAGCCCAACCAGCGGCTGCTGGAGACCGAGCTCACCGCCACGCTCGGCATCTCCCGGCCCACCCTGCGCTCGGTGTTCGTGGCGCTCGAGCAGGAGAACTACATCTCGCTCGAACGCAACCGGGGAGCCCGGGTACGGCAGTTCTCGCCCGAGGAGGCCATCGAGATCCTCCACACCCGGGAGATCCTGGAGTCCGCCGCCGCCGGGCTGGCGGCCACCAGGATCACCCCCGAGGAGCGCGAGCGGCTCGAAGCGATCATGGAGCGGATGACGCCCGCCGCCCTGGAGCACGACGCGGCGGCGTACTCCTCGGCCAACCGGGAGTTCCACGGGCTGGTGATCAACGCCTCGCGGCAGCCGACCCTGATCCGGTTCATCCGCTCCACGCCCTACCCGCTGGTCATGAGCCAGTACCGCGACCCGAAGACCCCGCACCCGCGGGTCGAGGCGCTGCGGGAGCACCGGGCCGTCCTCGCGGCGCTGTGGACCGGCGACGCCGCGGCCACGGAGGCGGCGATGCGGTTCCACCTCGCCGCCACCCGCCGGGCGCTGATGCTCGGATCGGCGGCGGCCGGCTCCGGGGACACCGCATGA
- a CDS encoding SDR family NAD(P)-dependent oxidoreductase, producing the protein MTGIGIEGKAVVVTGSARGLGLGYARHLLAAGARVVLNDLDAEFTRAVAGELGAGDAVAWCAGSVADPATADALVATCLRHFGRIDGLVNNAGVRPEGLSWEEDPEATRRAVEVNLLGTLYCGAAALRVFQAQDSGSVVNVSSRAQTGIERSATYAATKGAVASLTYSWALDAPPGVRVNAIAPQARGTGTRRAGWVPRPEEPEPDAMAPLVTFLLSDAARGVRGQVVRMIGTTDGLALGLVHHPRGGRLLADPRGWTAEGIAAAFDAELGREQDPVGALSRPVGYLRLGDTRVTVR; encoded by the coding sequence ATGACCGGCATCGGCATCGAGGGCAAGGCCGTGGTGGTGACCGGATCGGCCCGCGGGCTCGGCCTCGGCTATGCCCGGCACCTGCTGGCCGCCGGCGCGCGGGTGGTGCTCAACGACCTCGACGCGGAGTTCACCCGCGCGGTCGCCGGGGAACTGGGCGCGGGCGACGCCGTCGCGTGGTGCGCGGGCTCGGTCGCCGACCCGGCCACCGCCGACGCGCTGGTGGCGACCTGCCTGCGGCACTTCGGCCGGATCGACGGGCTGGTCAACAACGCCGGGGTGCGCCCGGAGGGACTGAGCTGGGAGGAGGACCCCGAGGCCACCCGCCGCGCGGTCGAGGTGAACCTGCTCGGCACGCTCTACTGCGGGGCTGCCGCGCTGCGGGTGTTCCAGGCGCAGGACAGCGGATCGGTCGTCAACGTGTCCTCGCGGGCCCAGACCGGCATCGAGAGGAGCGCCACCTACGCGGCGACCAAGGGCGCCGTCGCGTCGCTGACCTACTCCTGGGCGCTGGACGCGCCGCCCGGCGTGCGGGTCAACGCGATCGCGCCGCAGGCGCGGGGTACGGGGACCCGGCGGGCCGGCTGGGTCCCCCGGCCGGAGGAGCCGGAGCCGGACGCCATGGCCCCGCTGGTGACGTTCCTGCTCAGCGACGCCGCCCGCGGGGTCAGGGGCCAGGTCGTCCGCATGATCGGCACGACCGACGGCCTGGCGCTCGGCCTGGTCCACCACCCCCGCGGCGGACGGCTGCTGGCCGACCCGCGCGGCTGGACGGCCGAGGGCATCGCGGCCGCCTTCGACGCCGAACTGGGCCGCGAGCAGGACCCGGTCGGCGCCCTGTCCCGGCCGGTGGGCTACCTGCGGCTGGGCGACACCCGGGTGACGGTGCGGTAG
- a CDS encoding sulfotransferase family protein encodes MRNQTMEIIGVGFPRTGTSTLRQALNLLGLGPCYHTREMILHPGHIDHWARVYDGGPIDARRVLAGYRATADAPGCFYWRELAAEFPEAKLVLSVRDAHAWYASMTATILRDDLFNDLLDDRAGPADPADPVLAGLRRLARAMADHVFSGRRDEAHLTAVFDRHNAAVRREVPAERLLVYEVDQGWGPLCAFLGVEPPSAPFPWLNDTAEFVSKAERHRGAASGADRG; translated from the coding sequence ATGAGGAACCAGACGATGGAGATCATCGGCGTCGGCTTCCCGAGGACCGGCACGTCCACCCTCCGCCAGGCACTGAACCTGCTGGGCCTCGGCCCGTGCTACCACACCCGGGAGATGATCCTGCACCCCGGGCACATCGACCACTGGGCGCGCGTCTACGACGGCGGGCCGATCGACGCGCGCAGGGTCCTCGCCGGCTACCGGGCGACCGCGGACGCCCCCGGGTGCTTCTACTGGCGGGAGCTGGCCGCGGAGTTCCCGGAGGCGAAGCTCGTCCTCAGCGTCCGCGACGCGCACGCCTGGTACGCGAGCATGACCGCGACCATCCTGCGCGACGACCTCTTCAACGACCTCCTCGACGACCGCGCCGGCCCCGCCGATCCCGCCGATCCCGTGCTGGCCGGACTGCGCCGGCTGGCCCGGGCGATGGCCGACCACGTCTTCTCCGGCCGCCGCGACGAGGCGCACCTCACCGCGGTGTTCGACCGGCACAACGCCGCGGTGCGCCGCGAGGTCCCGGCCGAACGGCTGCTGGTCTACGAGGTGGACCAGGGGTGGGGGCCGCTGTGCGCGTTCCTCGGGGTGGAGCCGCCCTCCGCGCCGTTCCCCTGGCTCAACGACACCGCGGAGTTCGTCTCGAAGGCGGAGCGGCACCGCGGCGCGGCGTCGGGCGCCGACCGCGGCTGA
- a CDS encoding glycosyltransferase: MRVVLTCLPYYSHMMPVVVPVATALRRAGHTVAVATAPAMAGALARAGVDHLPLPHVRTLEELLTDPDFASSPGMPAAPARDGGERARARARPGRLTLARAGALAGVFARDVIVAAERWRPDLIVRECNEFGGYLAAERLGLPRAVLDISPFSALNLPYVHDTLGAQRADLGLDPVDDVWHPVRGLLAGIIPRAWYPPSLPVGPTRSYRPDPVAGALDPVLADLPDDRPLVVAGLGTVAPVVVPESRELLTAMVAALGELPCTAVVAAEADFPGPRPDNVRLVPFVPLSHLLGGAELFLSHGGFGSVHLAMAAGTPMVNVPMFGDQPANAERIQELGLGLHVEPTAATPGALAAACARVLADHACRYRAAGMSRRLLAEPGYDVLADDLSALHDRGRGRE; the protein is encoded by the coding sequence ATGCGTGTGGTGCTGACCTGTCTCCCCTACTACTCGCACATGATGCCAGTGGTCGTGCCGGTGGCGACCGCGCTGCGGCGGGCCGGCCACACCGTCGCGGTGGCGACCGCGCCGGCGATGGCCGGCGCGCTCGCCCGCGCCGGTGTGGACCATCTGCCGCTGCCGCACGTGCGGACCCTGGAGGAACTGCTCACCGACCCCGACTTCGCGTCCAGCCCGGGGATGCCGGCCGCACCGGCGCGGGACGGAGGCGAGCGGGCCCGGGCACGGGCGCGGCCGGGCCGGCTGACCCTCGCCCGGGCCGGCGCGCTGGCCGGCGTGTTCGCCCGGGACGTGATCGTGGCGGCCGAGCGGTGGCGGCCGGACCTGATCGTGCGCGAGTGCAACGAGTTCGGCGGCTACCTGGCGGCCGAACGGCTGGGGCTGCCGCGGGCGGTGCTGGACATCTCCCCCTTCTCCGCGCTGAACCTGCCCTACGTCCACGACACGCTCGGCGCCCAGCGCGCGGACCTCGGACTGGACCCGGTGGACGACGTCTGGCACCCGGTCCGCGGCCTGCTCGCCGGCATCATCCCGCGCGCGTGGTACCCCCCGTCGCTGCCGGTCGGCCCGACCCGCTCCTACCGGCCGGACCCGGTGGCCGGCGCCCTCGACCCGGTCCTCGCCGACCTGCCCGACGACCGGCCGCTGGTCGTCGCCGGGCTCGGCACGGTCGCCCCCGTGGTCGTGCCGGAGTCCCGGGAACTGCTCACCGCGATGGTCGCCGCGCTCGGCGAACTGCCCTGCACGGCGGTCGTGGCGGCCGAAGCGGACTTCCCCGGGCCGCGCCCGGACAACGTCCGGCTGGTGCCCTTCGTGCCGCTGTCCCACCTGCTGGGCGGCGCCGAACTCTTCCTCTCGCACGGCGGATTCGGCAGCGTGCACCTGGCGATGGCGGCCGGCACCCCGATGGTGAACGTGCCGATGTTCGGTGACCAGCCCGCGAACGCGGAACGGATCCAGGAGCTGGGGCTCGGCCTGCACGTGGAGCCGACCGCCGCGACCCCCGGGGCGCTGGCCGCCGCGTGCGCCCGGGTCCTGGCCGACCACGCCTGCCGGTACCGTGCGGCGGGCATGTCCCGGCGGCTGCTGGCCGAGCCCGGGTACGACGTGCTCGCCGACGACCTGTCCGCCCTCCACGACCGGGGACGAGGAAGGGAATGA